A genomic window from Candidatus Saccharibacteria bacterium includes:
- a CDS encoding HIT domain-containing protein, whose protein sequence is MVATQVRTFFSKIREDVERLSLKLKGQRGNCLFCLASGKISRDKVVAETPWAYLIVEYSQTVPGTYMIVPKRHKESIFRLGIFFWLSVHCLLRKIPWMGIVDWNLSMNFGRDAGQTVPHIHMWVIPREGKFAGKGMAYHVAQAATNGN, encoded by the coding sequence GTGGTTGCTACACAGGTCCGAACCTTTTTTAGTAAGATCAGAGAGGATGTCGAAAGACTCTCTCTGAAACTCAAGGGGCAGAGGGGCAATTGTCTCTTTTGTCTCGCCAGTGGGAAGATCAGCCGCGACAAGGTCGTGGCTGAGACGCCCTGGGCGTATCTGATTGTCGAGTACAGTCAGACCGTGCCTGGGACGTACATGATCGTCCCGAAGCGGCACAAGGAGAGCATTTTTCGGCTGGGGATTTTCTTCTGGCTGAGCGTTCACTGCCTGCTCCGCAAGATCCCGTGGATGGGGATCGTCGACTGGAACCTCTCGATGAATTTCGGTCGAGACGCCGGTCAGACGGTACCGCACATCCACATGTGGGTCATTCCCCGAGAGGGGAAGTTCGCCGGCAAGGGCATGGCGTATCACGTCGCTCAAGCCGCCACGAACGGCAACTAG
- a CDS encoding SIS domain-containing protein gives MNDSTKNYLQLVSTIDDYTRAIDISPDQRDRFIATVRRSRKIIVTGTGTSLPTAQYLADRLRRQFPEKPVYFLPTGKAIREIDHLESDDLVIIISYGLNRADSLIMLNKAIDRCAVVTLSGNPELDLGDNQNIVIPPDREKIFCRPISPLTTLMAIEYLCGGTKSASGVIDSVGIHEDLCRWIDPKKQTIILYTAGVSYAAELWGIVLREGAGMNVSTKDVENYSHGYYGPDTAHLGDRQYIILTSDSREDTRDLDRAKGLYSIDNFNSYIVVAKGDTYQANAQLFREATEVVSRILVDTGYDMYGPNGMDNNRRYHEYEHFTDY, from the coding sequence ATGAACGATTCAACGAAAAATTACCTCCAATTAGTTTCAACTATCGATGATTACACTAGGGCTATTGATATTTCTCCTGACCAGCGCGATCGGTTTATTGCTACGGTTAGGCGTAGCCGAAAAATCATTGTTACTGGCACGGGGACTTCTTTGCCGACGGCGCAGTATCTCGCAGATCGGTTGAGGCGACAATTTCCGGAGAAGCCAGTATATTTCCTGCCAACAGGCAAAGCCATTCGGGAGATCGACCATCTAGAATCAGACGACCTCGTTATTATCATCAGTTATGGTCTCAACCGAGCAGATTCTCTAATAATGCTAAACAAGGCAATCGATCGATGTGCAGTTGTGACGCTATCGGGTAATCCCGAATTGGATCTAGGGGATAATCAAAACATCGTTATTCCTCCAGATAGAGAGAAAATCTTTTGTCGCCCCATTAGTCCCTTGACAACGCTGATGGCGATAGAGTATTTGTGTGGTGGTACAAAATCCGCCTCAGGCGTGATCGATAGCGTCGGTATTCACGAAGATCTATGCCGGTGGATAGATCCAAAAAAACAAACTATCATTTTGTATACCGCAGGTGTTTCGTATGCTGCTGAGTTGTGGGGCATCGTGCTGAGAGAGGGCGCTGGCATGAATGTTTCAACCAAGGATGTAGAAAACTATTCGCACGGCTATTATGGTCCAGATACGGCCCATCTCGGTGATAGGCAATATATCATCTTGACTAGTGATAGCCGAGAAGATACTAGAGATCTTGATAGGGCAAAGGGGCTTTATTCGATCGACAATTTCAACAGTTATATCGTTGTTGCAAAGGGCGATACCTACCAGGCAAACGCACAGCTCTTTCGTGAAGCAACAGAGGTAGTATCGCGAATCCTCGTTGATACAGGCTATGACATGTACGGACCTAACGGAATGGACAATAATCGGAGATACCATGAATACGAGCATTTCACCGATTATTGA
- a CDS encoding phage holin family protein, with translation MIRFLAQSALTLIGNAIGLLVAAMLLSDFRIDGLGFTISIVFFTVAQIVLAPFILKLAVKHAPAFRGGIALVTTFVVLLLTTWLTDGLRVNGITTWIIAPLIIWLVTVVAGIVLPMVLFKKAMGTAKDNRSNKS, from the coding sequence ATGATTCGCTTTCTCGCTCAATCTGCTCTGACACTGATCGGTAATGCTATTGGACTGTTAGTCGCAGCAATGCTATTGTCGGACTTTCGTATTGACGGTCTAGGTTTTACTATCAGTATCGTATTCTTTACTGTAGCACAGATAGTACTAGCACCATTTATTCTGAAGCTAGCGGTCAAACACGCTCCAGCGTTTCGTGGCGGCATCGCGCTCGTCACAACCTTTGTCGTATTATTACTAACAACGTGGCTAACCGATGGACTACGCGTTAATGGTATTACTACCTGGATCATCGCACCGCTAATCATCTGGTTAGTGACAGTCGTTGCCGGCATAGTGCTGCCAATGGTGCTGTTCAAAAAGGCTATGGGAACAGCAAAAGACAATCGATCAAACAAGTCCTAG
- a CDS encoding SHOCT domain-containing protein: MLGRRSARRRGMVMGAAIASSRAKKQNTAAAPEPTQPASTGDSIEQLKQLAELRDQGILTEEEFAAKKKQLLGL; encoded by the coding sequence ATGTTAGGACGCAGAAGTGCACGTCGTCGAGGTATGGTGATGGGTGCTGCAATCGCTTCGTCACGGGCGAAAAAGCAAAATACTGCAGCTGCACCAGAGCCGACACAGCCAGCTTCGACCGGTGATAGTATCGAACAGCTCAAACAATTAGCTGAACTGCGCGACCAAGGCATCCTGACCGAAGAAGAATTCGCCGCTAAAAAGAAACAGTTGTTGGGGTTATAA